A genomic window from Myotis daubentonii chromosome 4, mMyoDau2.1, whole genome shotgun sequence includes:
- the GREP1 gene encoding glycine-rich extracellular protein 1 isoform X3, with product MKPQKPGPATQNGFGAGFGGGMKPQKPGYGHGNGLGAPAGPAAQNGYGPGFGAAMKPQKPGIGEGLRPQKPGLAGGMSPPKPGYTPGNGLPPGLEGGVKPQKPGYGSRNGLGAQAGPCNGLPTPGGPSDKAGGWGSKAQPPAPAQNGKFPAPTPAIQWGLKPQKAGFHPSNGYGPGAELGFGDGLKPQKVGFSYGNGGLGAGVFAEALLQPGFSGANGFRNGYGEEALVYPKAAAPASEGNGQTEALRGSPWPSLQPWGAAWKPGYGAGGAYSGVESQPGPYEQLRPELGPRPFGGPEVKRGSSGPLENGYGGHCPFGKC from the exons ATGAAACCCCAGAAGCCAG gcCCAGCAACCCAGAACGGATTTGGAGCAG GCTTTGGGGGAGGCATgaagccccagaagccag gATATGGTCATGGAAATGGACTGGGAgccccagcag gccctgcagcTCAGAATGGCTATGGACCAG GCTTTGGAGCGGCTATGAAACCCCAGAAGCCAG gcATTGGTGAGGGCCTGAGGCCTCAGAAGCCAG GCCTAGCAGGGGGCATGAGCCCTCCAAAGCCAG gataCACACCAGGAAACGGGCTCCCGCCTG GTCTGGAAGGGGGCGTGAAACCTCAGAAGCCAG GATATGGCAGCAGAAACgggctgggggcccaggcag GTCCCTGCAATGGGCTTCCCACTCCCGGAGGCCCTTCTGACAAAGCAGGGGGCTGGGGCTCCAAagcccagccccccgccccagcgCAGAACGGCAAGTTCCCAG CACCGACGCCAGCTATCCAGTGGGGACTGAAGCCTCAGAAAGCAG GGTTCCACCCTTCAAACGGCTACGGACCAGGAGCAGAACTGG GCTTTGGTGATGGCCTCAAACCTCAGAAAGTTG GTTTTAGTTACGGGAATGGTGGTCTGGGAGCCGGGGTCTTCGCCGaggccctcctgcagccag GGTTCTCTGGGGCCAATGGCTTTAGAAACG GGTATGGCGAGGAAGCGCTGGTGTACCCCAAAGCCGCAGCTCCGGCCTCTGAAGGAAATG GTCAGACTGAGGCTTTGAGGGGCTCTCCTTGGCCCTCCCTCCAGCCTTGGGGGGCTGCCTGGAAGCCTGGATATGGGGCCGGAGGTGCATATTCAGGGGTCGAAAGCCAGCCAG GGCCCTATGAGCAGCTGAGGCCAGAGCTGGGCCCCAGACCCTTTG GAGGCCCTGAGGTGAAGCGAGGCAGCAGTGGCCCGCTGGAAAATGGCTATGGAG GCCACTGCCCTTTTGGGAAATGCTGA
- the GREP1 gene encoding glycine-rich extracellular protein 1 isoform X4 has protein sequence MKPQKPGYGHGNGLGAPAGPAAQNGYGPGFGGAMKPQKPGIGEGLRPQKPGLAGGMSPPKPGYTPGNGLPPGLEGGVKPQKPGYGSRNGLGAQAGPCNGLPTPGGPSDKAGGWGSKAQPPAPAQNGKFPAPTPAIQWGLKPQKAGFHPSNGYGPGAELGFGDGLKPQKVGFSYGNGGLGAGVFAEALLQPGFSGANGFRNGYGEEALVYPKAAAPASEGNGQTEALRGSPWPSLQPWGAAWKPGYGAGGAYSGVESQPGPYEQLRPELGPRPFGGPEVKRGSSGPLENGYGGHCPFGKC, from the exons ATgaagccccagaagccag GATATGGTCATGGAAATGGACTGGGAgccccagcag gccctgcagcTCAGAATGGCTATGGACCAG GCTTTGGAGGGGCTATGAAACCCCAGAAGCCAG gcATTGGTGAGGGCCTGAGGCCTCAGAAGCCAG GCCTAGCAGGGGGCATGAGCCCTCCAAAGCCAG gataCACACCAGGAAACGGGCTCCCGCCTG GTCTGGAAGGGGGCGTGAAACCTCAGAAGCCAG GATATGGCAGCAGAAACgggctgggggcccaggcag GTCCCTGCAATGGGCTTCCCACTCCCGGAGGCCCTTCTGACAAAGCAGGGGGCTGGGGCTCCAAagcccagccccccgccccagcgCAGAACGGCAAGTTCCCAG CACCGACGCCAGCTATCCAGTGGGGACTGAAGCCTCAGAAAGCAG GGTTCCACCCTTCAAACGGCTACGGACCAGGAGCAGAACTGG GCTTTGGTGATGGCCTCAAACCTCAGAAAGTTG GTTTTAGTTACGGGAATGGTGGTCTGGGAGCCGGGGTCTTCGCCGaggccctcctgcagccag GGTTCTCTGGGGCCAATGGCTTTAGAAACG GGTATGGCGAGGAAGCGCTGGTGTACCCCAAAGCCGCAGCTCCGGCCTCTGAAGGAAATG GTCAGACTGAGGCTTTGAGGGGCTCTCCTTGGCCCTCCCTCCAGCCTTGGGGGGCTGCCTGGAAGCCTGGATATGGGGCCGGAGGTGCATATTCAGGGGTCGAAAGCCAGCCAG GGCCCTATGAGCAGCTGAGGCCAGAGCTGGGCCCCAGACCCTTTG GAGGCCCTGAGGTGAAGCGAGGCAGCAGTGGCCCGCTGGAAAATGGCTATGGAG GCCACTGCCCTTTTGGGAAATGCTGA
- the GREP1 gene encoding glycine-rich extracellular protein 1 isoform X2, with amino-acid sequence MLEKTPELKLVPELDPTTLYLQKLSIPFICDPSKPPACLPGLQEWAGSWMEPSRGKGPSQISQMGEAGQAWSSGRWRGSDVTGSRGAKSSVLGKRRGRMASICHSASICLSPGLAGGMSPPKPGYTPGNGLPPGLEGGVKPQKPGYGSRNGLGAQAGPCNGLPTPGGPSDKAGGWGSKAQPPAPAQNGKFPAPTPAIQWGLKPQKAGFHPSNGYGPGAELGFGDGLKPQKVGFSYGNGGLGAGVFAEALLQPGYGEEALVYPKAAAPASEGNGQTEALRGSPWPSLQPWGAAWKPGYGAGGAYSGVESQPGPYEQLRPELGPRPFGGPEVKRGSSGPLENGYGGHCPFGKC; translated from the exons ATGTTGGAAAAAACCCCAGAATTAAAACTAGTGCCAGAATTGGACCCCACTACTCTCTACCTCCAGAAACTATCTATTCCCTTCATCTGTGACCCCTCAAAGCCCCCCGCCTGTCTCCCCGGTTTACAGGAATGGGCTGGGAGCTGGATGGAGCCTTCCCGAGGGAAGGGGCCCAGCCAGATCAGCCAgatgggggaggcagggcaggcatgGAGCTCTGGAAGGTGGAGGGGAAGTGATGTCACAGGGTCCCGTGGGGCAAAGAGTTCGGTCCTGGGAAAGAGAAGGGGCAGAATGGCGTCCATCTGTCACTCAGCCTCCATCTGTCTCTCCCCAGGCCTAGCAGGGGGCATGAGCCCTCCAAAGCCAG gataCACACCAGGAAACGGGCTCCCGCCTG GTCTGGAAGGGGGCGTGAAACCTCAGAAGCCAG GATATGGCAGCAGAAACgggctgggggcccaggcag GTCCCTGCAATGGGCTTCCCACTCCCGGAGGCCCTTCTGACAAAGCAGGGGGCTGGGGCTCCAAagcccagccccccgccccagcgCAGAACGGCAAGTTCCCAG CACCGACGCCAGCTATCCAGTGGGGACTGAAGCCTCAGAAAGCAG GGTTCCACCCTTCAAACGGCTACGGACCAGGAGCAGAACTGG GCTTTGGTGATGGCCTCAAACCTCAGAAAGTTG GTTTTAGTTACGGGAATGGTGGTCTGGGAGCCGGGGTCTTCGCCGaggccctcctgcagccag GGTATGGCGAGGAAGCGCTGGTGTACCCCAAAGCCGCAGCTCCGGCCTCTGAAGGAAATG GTCAGACTGAGGCTTTGAGGGGCTCTCCTTGGCCCTCCCTCCAGCCTTGGGGGGCTGCCTGGAAGCCTGGATATGGGGCCGGAGGTGCATATTCAGGGGTCGAAAGCCAGCCAG GGCCCTATGAGCAGCTGAGGCCAGAGCTGGGCCCCAGACCCTTTG GAGGCCCTGAGGTGAAGCGAGGCAGCAGTGGCCCGCTGGAAAATGGCTATGGAG GCCACTGCCCTTTTGGGAAATGCTGA
- the GREP1 gene encoding glycine-rich extracellular protein 1 isoform X1 produces the protein MLEKTPELKLVPELDPTTLYLQKLSIPFICDPSKPPACLPGLQEWAGSWMEPSRGKGPSQISQMGEAGQAWSSGRWRGSDVTGSRGAKSSVLGKRRGRMASICHSASICLSPGLAGGMSPPKPGYTPGNGLPPGLEGGVKPQKPGYGSRNGLGAQAGPCNGLPTPGGPSDKAGGWGSKAQPPAPAQNGKFPAPTPAIQWGLKPQKAGFHPSNGYGPGAELGFGDGLKPQKVGFSYGNGGLGAGVFAEALLQPGFSGANGFRNGYGEEALVYPKAAAPASEGNGQTEALRGSPWPSLQPWGAAWKPGYGAGGAYSGVESQPGPYEQLRPELGPRPFGGPEVKRGSSGPLENGYGGHCPFGKC, from the exons ATGTTGGAAAAAACCCCAGAATTAAAACTAGTGCCAGAATTGGACCCCACTACTCTCTACCTCCAGAAACTATCTATTCCCTTCATCTGTGACCCCTCAAAGCCCCCCGCCTGTCTCCCCGGTTTACAGGAATGGGCTGGGAGCTGGATGGAGCCTTCCCGAGGGAAGGGGCCCAGCCAGATCAGCCAgatgggggaggcagggcaggcatgGAGCTCTGGAAGGTGGAGGGGAAGTGATGTCACAGGGTCCCGTGGGGCAAAGAGTTCGGTCCTGGGAAAGAGAAGGGGCAGAATGGCGTCCATCTGTCACTCAGCCTCCATCTGTCTCTCCCCAGGCCTAGCAGGGGGCATGAGCCCTCCAAAGCCAG gataCACACCAGGAAACGGGCTCCCGCCTG GTCTGGAAGGGGGCGTGAAACCTCAGAAGCCAG GATATGGCAGCAGAAACgggctgggggcccaggcag GTCCCTGCAATGGGCTTCCCACTCCCGGAGGCCCTTCTGACAAAGCAGGGGGCTGGGGCTCCAAagcccagccccccgccccagcgCAGAACGGCAAGTTCCCAG CACCGACGCCAGCTATCCAGTGGGGACTGAAGCCTCAGAAAGCAG GGTTCCACCCTTCAAACGGCTACGGACCAGGAGCAGAACTGG GCTTTGGTGATGGCCTCAAACCTCAGAAAGTTG GTTTTAGTTACGGGAATGGTGGTCTGGGAGCCGGGGTCTTCGCCGaggccctcctgcagccag GGTTCTCTGGGGCCAATGGCTTTAGAAACG GGTATGGCGAGGAAGCGCTGGTGTACCCCAAAGCCGCAGCTCCGGCCTCTGAAGGAAATG GTCAGACTGAGGCTTTGAGGGGCTCTCCTTGGCCCTCCCTCCAGCCTTGGGGGGCTGCCTGGAAGCCTGGATATGGGGCCGGAGGTGCATATTCAGGGGTCGAAAGCCAGCCAG GGCCCTATGAGCAGCTGAGGCCAGAGCTGGGCCCCAGACCCTTTG GAGGCCCTGAGGTGAAGCGAGGCAGCAGTGGCCCGCTGGAAAATGGCTATGGAG GCCACTGCCCTTTTGGGAAATGCTGA